In the Pelmatolapia mariae isolate MD_Pm_ZW linkage group LG10_11, Pm_UMD_F_2, whole genome shotgun sequence genome, catactttaacggctaaaatgaagtggcaaaaCGCCCTGGCTTTATAATTATGAGCTTcaagcatactctgatgggcaaagttCAGTGGCAAAACGTCATACCTACTTAcatttgtgctggaattactctgtgacagcagaaatgtgcataaactacttacggtaggacgttttgtcagaacaccggtgtccctgcaggttttagatgtgtccttgaaccaacacagctgatttaaatgactaaattagcttctcaacatgtcctgaagttctccagaggcctggtaacgaactaatcatgtgattcaggtgtgttgacccaaggtgagatctaaaacctgcaggacaccggcccttgaggcctggaattgcccacccctggatTAGATTCACAGTTAATGACCAGCCCATTCATCCCAACTGTGCAAAAACTCTTCTCACGGTTCTTTTTCGATGGTGCGTGCAGCAGGGGCATAACGAGAGGGGGGTCGTGGTTGATACCACTGGAGAGTACAGTTATTTTACAACCCCCAATGCAACAGGATAATACACATGGATAGGACCAGTGATTAGTCATGTTACCAGACAACTATGTGTGGTGTCATTACACTCTCAGGAGACAATTTAATGGAAGTATATTTTAAGTACCGTATGGCTTCATAATGCTTGAAGGGGTATTAGGGCtacattaagaaaaacaaatattactGACCATTTtgagaccagtgttggtcaagttacttgaaaaaagtaatcagtaactaattactgattacttcctgAAAAAGGTAATCctattactttactgattacttattttcaaaagtaattagttacttagttactttttaaaacatgaattacaccctaaataggtaataaagcaatagatctttcagcccaattctactttttctgcataatccatcatataaaatgtaatcaaatgaaaaagtctctttttaaaacttgttttattagttttaatcttttaactttatgcatcaagcaaacattaaattatatgcaacattctctgactggaagaaatttgtttaacatttaaacctattttctgcatattccagcatataaaataaaatagtaacGCAGCTTGCTTACGGATAGTAATAGTAATAGCAATAGTAATctcttactttactcgttacttgaaaaaagtaatcggattacaagtaacgcattactgcccatctctgtttGAGACTAAAGTCAAAATTTCAAGAATAAAGTCGTAATTCTAGGCAGCTATATCCTCTACAAAATGCCTCGTATAAATGACTTAATTAAACAAATTGATCAGCCGTCCTGTGATACAACGTACATCCCCGATAACCTCGGCTCTGTTCACTATGCGccatttcattttgtacaaatcCACTCtttggagtttgtgtgtttttccgtTTGACCAGATGCAGCTTTCTGCACCATCTTTTCAACGTCCTTATATCATCACCACACTAATGTGCtaaaagagacaaaaatgtGGTAAAAGAGAAACTATTTGCCTTCTTGTTACTAAAACCGATTCTGAAGTACAAGTTCACTAAGTCGGAGGATATACCAACCGTAGCAGTTTGTCttgaaacaaaaaactgtaatcagtcaacttttttctcaaaatagattttcaactttattctcaaaatgattAATAatggatatattttttttattaattaatgtatttatttattttaatgtggaCCTAAAACTCCATCATAGGGGCGTGCTCAGAGGGGGGTCATGGGTGACACCAATTTCCCTGAAATGACTGCTCCAGCATCACTGTCCCTGGAGAGGAGTACTGTTAATCTTACTACCCCCAGTATAACTGGATAATACACATGCATAGGACCAGTGATTAGTCATGTTACCAGAATACTGCGCCTTGTGTCATTGCACTCTCAGGAGACAATTAAATGTAAGTTTATTTTGAGTATTGCGTATCCATCCACTGCAGTAACCCCTTACAAACAAGGAGTAAACATGAGTAGATTGATCCAAATATCAATAGTATCGATGCCAACGCTGGTGTTGGTGTCTGATTGATACTAACCTGATAAGAtcgatacttttttttttatcctctaAGTTAATATGTAGCCCATATAATTGTGTTAAATAAACTTTTTGGAATGGAAAAATATACCTCAAACATGCATTGTGATAAATGTTTTTCTGGTAAGTGTCACATCTGTTTGATTTTAAGCCTGTAACgcatttaaacaaaagaaagttGATTCCGAGACGGGCACATTtacaaaaaactgcagtttcaaAGTACATGAAAACCTGAAACCTGTTTTGTTGCATTaactggaaaataaaaatatgtgttCTGAATTTCTAAATTGATGGTAATTTGTCTCATAAATTGTGACACACGATTATTTTAAAATCAGCAATATACTAAGTAATTAAAGCTTTAGCATTAATGGTACAGAGTACTTCTTAAGCCAACCCCTtaaggaagcagctgaaagacAAAGTACTCAATACCATCAAAAAGCTTTATTACTTAGTAACTCActgatttttaaacaaatctACAAATATGATGAAGTGTTGTTATGGATAAATCTGCCCAGCACCAATGTGACATATGAATGATTAATGTATACTCTTACTTTGAAACTGAAACTTTTGTACCATTTGTAATAGCAAGTGTTTAAGTACATCTGTTTTAGGCTCTTGCACATGTAATACCAATTGTATGAACGCTCTGGGGCTCCTCATCAGTTCTCTACATTGTGCTGATTTTCGATCAAATACTCTGATTTCGTGACTGCTTCTCGCCATCCTCTCATTTCAGTCGTAGCCTTTAATCACGTTAGTCCACCTTGCCGTGTAACCTTTTAGATAAAACCATTGTCTAGACATACTTGAGTGCAGACTAGCttccccttttttaaaaaacatctgcTTTGTTTTGGTGACTTCCCTTTCACAGCTGACTGTGGGTGATAACTCTTAATACAGAGACCCGTGTGTATCTATGTGAGATCTGACTGCAGTGCCTTCAAACATATGGTGAGATATTTTGCAGTGACAATGCCTTTTCCCTTGTGGTTTGTCATTTCAGGTATTGGCAGAGGAAGTTGATTTCTGTTCAGATATTAGTTTATTCTATGCCGGTACGGTGACTGACTACATCCCTGTCAGGCgtgtgttattgtgtgtgtataatattttaaatagaGGGAAGAAAAAAGTTACACTAGGGGGAGCTAGATACAGGTGACGCTACATCTTTGCGGTGTGTGGTGCCTGCAGGGCTATGATCTTGCTCTGAGCTACAGTATTCAGATGCAGTCAGCATTTGGGCCAAATACTTGTTCTTGCTAGTGTGAGGCCTAGCTTTGCCATATGAAATTCACGGTCATAAAGATTCCTTAGCTATGAGTTCCCCCTTTAAGTCTCTACACTTCTGGACTCAATATTCAGCATGTGGATAAAACTAAAAGCAATTTTAATATTTGGTCACCTTCTCCAAGCAAGCTTTCCTATACAAGCTTCTGTCAATAAAACACCGCATTGAGACCATTTCAGCCAGAACCTGGAAATGTTTTGGAAACCTGAATAAAATTTTGCTTCTGTGTGGTGGCTGACTCAGTGGGGTGATCAATGTTGATCAGTATGAATACATCTGCTACCTTTATTGCAACACTACAAGTTCAGCATGGTTTAGCAGCTCCTACAGTCACATGGTTTAAGTGTCAGTCTTGTGCAATAACAATACTGAAATTTGCCAGTGGCAGGATGTTGCagatcaaacacattttatattttcatcttTTATTGCAGTACATGTCATATGTTGTACAGAAGTTTAAACTCTTGCCTGAAAGACTTGAAATATTGTCATGAGTTAATCAGTGGGCGATGCTGGAAAAGTTGCATATTTCTTCTCTTTCGGGAGAACTAGGAGAGCTTCTCCatttttggtctcatctgtcacCAGCTCAAGGAAGCCCTGGACTACTTCTGCAGACCTGCATCAAGAGGTACAGTTACCATGAATATTCATGTCCACtgcaaaatacttttaaaaaccaTAATGCAATGTGTACAGACATTTTAAAGACTCACGTTAACACGCCAAGTTTTTCTATCAGTTCCTGGTTGGCACCTGCCAAGTTGGAGAATTGTCCCAGTTTGGACTTTATAGAGGAGAAGAGGTCCGTTTGAACGAATCCTGGGCAGAGGGCATTCATCCGTATACCATAGCCTGATGCAACTGAGGCAGCCTAGTAAGAAAAAGTAAATCTTTACATTTTGTGTAGGTCTCGATTCAATAAGGTGCTGAAAAATGGTGATCGAGTCCAATTGAACACTGAAGAGAGACTGAGCTTTGTGACCTGCATGTTCTCCTGCTAGCAGCAGCCATCAGATGATTGCCACACTGGTCAGAGGCATGACATGAACAGCAACAGTAATCATGTGTGTCAGGATATCCTCCACCCTGTTATTCCACCAGCAGGATGAACTGATGTTACAAAGCAGGATGATCCATGCAATTTctagtttcagtttttcaatACCATGCGCTTCAGTGTATGGTGCCAGTCCATTCCCTTGTGCATACCTTTGTTGCAACAAGTGCTTGGTGGAATTACTGTTGCCATAATGTTAGTTTGTTGCCATCGTGTTAGTCTGGTCATTCTGACCTAGCATTATGCTCACAACTGATGcgcgctgattttttttttttcccccccccagACCATTTTATGTAAACCCTAAAGTGTGCTGGAAAAATCCAAGTAGATCGGTTTCTGAAGTACTCAGAACCACCATGCCTTGTTTAAAAATCACTTGAATCATCCTTCTTTTGATGTCTCTGAGCCTCAAGTCATATTGACCCAATCAACTTTTACTGGCTGATTAAACAAtgtgttaatgagcagttgaacatgCAAGTTATAGCAGTGGCACAGTTGCCCTAGTAGCCAATGATCCCAACATGCAGCTTACATTGACTATCCAGACAGTACAAACAAATTGAAACTGATTTTTCCTGAAATTGTGTCAGTTTCCTTACCGCAAATGCTCTAGTAAACCCAACCACTCCATGCTTGGTGGCTGTATACACAGGGCAGCAAGACAGAAGGCCAATACCTGTAGGATGGGTTGCAGTTCAAGTTCAACTCAAGTTTTCCTTTAGCAGTCCAAGTAGTCCTGATAGTTCAGGCTGTTCATGATTTCAAATGGATTAGCATGCATGCATGAAATTGTCCTTTTAGATGCAAATACACCATTTTGTTTACCTGCCATGGATGCCACATTGACGATGACCCCTCCACGACCCCCAGTCAGCTTGTTCATGTGCTCGATAACCAGGTAAGTCCCCCTAATACAGCCAACCTACGACAAGGCATCCATGACATTTGCAATCTCTTGCATATCTGCTGTTGAGTAGCTCAATGTGAGTGTTTCTTACAAGGTTGATGCCAATAGTTTTCTCCCACATTATCTCATTGAAGACACCAGCATTGTTGACCAGGATGTCAATTCCACCAAAGGTTTCTACAGTTTTCTGAAACGCAGCTTGAGACACCACAGGAATAACAGTCCTTTCAACACCAAGTGACAAAATTCAAGCAAAAGAGACAAATTCATCTCTGGCTGTTTATTGGAAACTGCAAGAACTGTTGCAGCATTCCCAATTCATGAACTTTAAGGTAGACTACAGAAGCATGCCAAGTAGTCCCTTTGGGAATCTGATCAGCTTGATTAGCACCATCAGCAAAACCCTTGTGCTCCAGTAAAGTTCTGTTGGCTCATTGACTCCCACATGAGCAGCCATTAATTTCTCATGGACTGGAGCTCCAGCTGCTGATAACTGCTCATACTGCGACTCAAGCTGGTGAGTTTCTGTTTGATAAAAATTTGCTGACTGAATCTACAAGTATTTGAAGGAAAGCagcttatacacacacacacacacacacatccaagcCTTTGCCCccacatttacattttgttgtGTATGCATGTTACCTTTGATCTCCTCTTCTGACTCTACGTTGCACAGCAGGAACAGGGCTCTGTCTGGTCCATGCTCTTTGTTCAGGGTTTCAACTAAACTCTGTCCTGCAGTTTCATTCATGTCCAGGATGGCCACCTATATGTGCAGGACACCACATTTGGAATTTTGTTTTTGGTCACATCCTGCAGTGAAATGTTATGATTTACCCCCATGAAGGGTTTTAGCCACAGACACTAAAAGAGGAGGTCAGGAACCTGTTCCTTTTCCATCCCTGCTCAGTAAGGATgaaaatttcattttaattcatcAGACAGACCCTTCCTTGGTCCATTCTTGCAAATACAACCCTAAATATAAGTTAAATTTCATTGCTTAGAGTTTAAAACAATGAGTGTTACCATTTTTTGTGAAAGGGCTATAATAAATGCTATTAAATGGATAGCAAGTTTCCCTTCCAACATCCACCTTCCAACACTACAAATACAGCAATTTGGTGGGCAACCAACTTCATACCAGGGGGATTAACTGAAGACAGCTTATTAAAAGGATGCAGTTCAAATCAGACTCATTCATGCAAACTTAACCTGTATTTGCTTTCAAACTCCAAATAGGCCAAGCAGTAGTCTACGTAGAGTATTTGATTTTAGTCACCTATGActagtaaaacaaacaaacttatcTACTCTGGCACAGTTACATGCTTATATTCATCACCACAAATTTACTCATTTATtgcgagaaaaaaaaagtattcaaCCTCAGCACTTCAAAATGTGAAGCACAAGAATGATGTCTGAACTCAAACACTACCTTGGCACCATTTTGCAGAAGAAGTTCAGCTATTGATCTTCCTATTCCCATCGCAGCGCCGGTCACTACTGCAGTTTTACCATTGAGAGCCATTTCAGCTGTTTCACAAGAGGAGACCTAGAGTAGATTTACAAGGAAATGAGAAAATGCTAAGCTAAGAGaagttgtgtgtttttatatgtcGCTGGTCATCAGGAAGCCATACAATTTCCAGCTGGTTCGAATACAGGAAGAGGCAATCAGAGTAAGTGAGTGCACCTGTAGGAGTTGTGGCTCTGCTGACTGAAGCTTGGCCCAActcaataaaacataatttgacCTCATTTATTGAAGCTATGTTTTCTTTGCAGGCAAGAGCAACTGTTTTTCAGACTTACTGAAGTGGAAACAGTCTAACTTAGTACGATGTCTTTGATACAGGCAACACAAATAAGTGAAATATTTTGATAAGTCACGATAAGTCATTTTTTAATGTGACCAATGAAAGACTTTGGAAATGTTTGAAATCTATTTTGACCTGACGTTCATAAATCTCTGAATCCCCACAGTCATTAGTGGAGGTGCATGTGGCCAGCAGATGGAGGTATGGAGCTGTGCAACTTCGTGGCCTATGTCTGTGAGCTAAGTTAAGTGGCAAATCCAATTAGCCACATATCCACATGCATTCATGAGGAGTGCATTCAAATAAACAGCCTAAAGTTTTTTTTAGGAAGGAGTTTGAGCAGCAGTGCTATCAGCTGGTCCAGATAGCTGAGCCCACTCGACCGATATGATACTCCACTGGCTGGCTCAAATACTCCATATGCTGACTTTAATATTTAGGCATTAATGAAgcatttaataaaagaaatgctGATGAGTCAGACTGATCCATTAACAGAGGTTCCAGCACAACTAAAGCCTGGTTATCCCAAAGTTAGCTGCTAGCAGGTCATAGGCTGAAAGTCTGAGAGTCTTTTGGGGCCTAAGAAAGCATGAAGTTAAATTCAGTCCCAAATCTGATAGTAAGTCAG is a window encoding:
- the LOC134637881 gene encoding 15-hydroxyprostaglandin dehydrogenase [NAD(+)]-like; this translates as MALNGKTAVVTGAAMGIGRSIAELLLQNGAKVAILDMNETAGQSLVETLNKEHGPDRALFLLCNVESEEEIKAAFQKTVETFGGIDILVNNAGVFNEIMWEKTIGINLVGCIRGTYLVIEHMNKLTGGRGGVIVNVASMAGIGLLSCCPVYTATKHGVVGFTRAFAAASVASGYGIRMNALCPGFVQTDLFSSIKSKLGQFSNLAGANQELIEKLGVLTSAEVVQGFLELVTDETKNGEALLVLPKEKKYATFPASPTD